In Musa acuminata AAA Group cultivar baxijiao chromosome BXJ2-3, Cavendish_Baxijiao_AAA, whole genome shotgun sequence, the following proteins share a genomic window:
- the LOC135606601 gene encoding uncharacterized protein LOC135606601, translating into MVTKKGKSFAVGFFPSCSLSPVGEEDKARFRYQSLLLDYEELRKETESKKQQLHKANMRKLKLRAEVEFLQMKYSCLLKNPSGRTQYRLKKKRPQIRPFESLRNSCSSTVIECQARLSTVREDDLPRTSTIIDLNQEAEDMEEFQVTWEPLKADTLKSCSMNGDVVANDLKLPIC; encoded by the exons ATGGTGACGAAGAAAGGGAAGAGCTTTGCAGTGGGATTCTTCCCATCTTGCTCTCTATCGCCGGTCGGTGAAGAGGACAAGGCGCGCTTTAGGTACCAGAGCCTTCTTCTAGATTATGAAGAGTTGAGAAAG GAAACTGAATCAAAGAAGCAGCAGTTGCACAAGGCCAATATGAGGAAGCTAAAGCTTCGTGCCGAAGTCGA ATTCTTGCAGATGAAGTATTCTTGCCTATTGAAGAATCCTTCAGGAAGAACACAATATAGACTCAAAAAGAAGAGACCACAGATTAGGCCATTCGAATCGCTTCGCAATAGTTGTTCGAGTACCGTAATCGAGTGTCAAGCTCGTCTTTCAACCGTAAGAGAAGATGATCTTCCTAGGACTTCAACAATTATAGACTTGAACCAG GAAGCCGAGGACATGGAGGAGTTTCAGGTCACTTGGGAGCCCTTAAAAGCAGATACATTGAAGAGTTGTTCCATGAATGGAGATGTGGTGGCTAATGATCTGAAGCTTCCGATTTGCTGA
- the LOC103980004 gene encoding protein YELLOW LEAF 1, choloroplastic, with product MTSLSIVAVRTPIITDDRYLGKTRTCLRTQLVKPNLSLPCIKCQPFQRRQSKLEAGRLLSRSLICAASLNARCAAEQTQTVTRQSSTITIAPIQGKEKSPELDDGGTGFPPRNDDGGGGGGGGGWHHWSGGFFFFGLLAFLGLLKDQESEGPYRDRRRR from the exons ATGACCTCTCTATCAATTGTTGCTGTGCGCACGCCAATCATTACTGATGATAGATATCTTG ggaaaacaaggacttgccTGAGAACCCAGCTTGTGAAGCCTAATCTCTCATTACCCTGTATCAAGTGTCAACCATTTCAACGTAGACAATCTAAACTAGAAGCTGGGAGGCTGCTGTCTAGATCACTAATATGTGCTGCTAGCTTG AACGCAAGATGTGCAGCAGAGCAGACACAGACGGTCACACGCCAATCATCGACGATAACTATTGCTCCCATCCAAG GGAAGGAAAAGTCACCGGAGCTTGACGATGGGGGTACAGGATTTCCACCTCGTAATGACGAtggcggtggaggtggaggtggcggtGGATGGCACCACTGGTCGGGtggtttcttcttttttggtCTTCTTGCATTTCTTGGCCTCCTCAAGGATCAAGAAAGTGAGGGACCTTACAGGGATAGGAGAAGAAGATGA